The sequence CCGGTGCGCGACTTCACCAAGCTCGCCGACGGCGCAGTCATGGCGTTCCAGGGTGGCGTGCTCTACCGCAAGGACGGCAAGGACCACCACGTCGTGAAGGGCGTCATCGGCCAGCGCTGGGCGCTCGAGGGCTACGAGAAGGGCCCGCTCGGCTGGCCGACGTCGGACGAGATCTCGAACGGCACGGGCGGCAAGCGTCAGGCGTTCGAGCACGGCGTCCTCGAGTGGGACCCCTCAGGCGCGGTGAAGAAGATCGGCGACGCCGCGAAGGATCTCACTCTCGTCAACGCGGCCGGCATCCCGCTGGCCGTCGAAGCAGTCGACCTCATCGCGGCCTGAGCCGCACCCACAGAAGGAGTTCTCGTCATGTCTGTACCCACCCCTCGTCTTGTCCTCGGCCGCGAGCCCGCCGCCTGGACCTCCCTCGTCTCAGCCATCCTGGTTCTGCTGACCACGTTCGGGTTCAACATCCCCACCGAGACTCAGGGCGTGTTCATGGCCGCGGTCAACGCGGTGCTCGGTCTGCTCGTGGTGATCTCGGTGAAGGAGAGCGTGTACCCGGCGCTCGTCGCGGTCGTTCAGACCGCGGTGCCGCTGGTCGTTGCGTTCGGCTTGAACCTCAGCGAGCAGCAACAGGGCGCCATCCTCGCGGTCTCCACGATTGCTCTCGGATTCCTGTTCACCCGCCCGCAGGTCACACCGAAGGTGTTGGCAGGTATTGAGCTTCCCGCTGACGGCGTCGAGCGCGAAGTCAACCTCGGCCGATGACCGTGACCTCGAGCGCCAGCGCTTGGATGAACCCCGCCGCGCTGAGTGACATCGGCGTGGTGGGGGTCGTCGTCGGCATGGCGCTCGTGCTCGGTATCGCCTTCGCCCGTGGCTGGATCGTATGGGGATCGGAGATCTCGATCTACAAGACCGCGGCCGAGCGCGACGCCAAGACCATCGCCGACCTCCTCGAGACCAACGCGCGCAACGCGCAGACGATGGCCGAGTGGAATGTCGCCGGCCAGCTCATCGCGAGCCAGTCGAAGGCACTGCGAGAGAGCTTGGAGTCCAACTGATGTGGGGATTCAAGACCAAGGGGCGAGCGCGCACGAAGTTGATGCGCGCTCGAAGCGAAACGCGCGATCGGCCGAAGAAGCCCGGTCCGAAAGCGCACGGCTCGCCGAACGGCGCGGCCGTACAGCGGGAGCTTCGTGACCAG is a genomic window of Gordonia westfalica containing:
- a CDS encoding LGFP repeat-containing protein, giving the protein MAFQGGVLYRKDGKDHHVVKGVIGQRWALEGYEKGPLGWPTSDEISNGTGGKRQAFEHGVLEWDPSGAVKKIGDAAKDLTLVNAAGIPLAVEAVDLIAA